The Natrarchaeobius halalkaliphilus DNA segment CGCGATCGACTCGAGTACGCCGAGCTGTCCGTCCGGAATCGCGGCTTGTGAGTACGTCTGGACGATCGCGGTGTCCGCACCGGCTGCCAGTGCACCGGCGTTTTCCGCCTCGGTCGGCGTTGGATCGTGTGAACTTGCCGAGAACTGGAGCGTAGTCGCGTCTGTTTCGGCCTCGACGGCATCGCGGATCGTTCCGAGATCTTCGACACCGGCAACGAGGACCGTCTCGTTCGCGGACGGATCGAGCGGCAACAGGTTGCCGTCGTTGTGTATCAGCGTGATTCCGTCCTGTGCGAGATCGGCCGCGGTATCGCGGTGGTTCGGATGGCCGACCGTCTCGATTGCCGTCTCCGGATTGACGGTGTACTGATCCATGGTGCCGTACTCGAGTTTCGTCTCGAGGATCCGGGCGACTGATTCGTTGATGCGCTCTTCGCTGAGTTCGTCATCGGCGTACGCCTGGTGTAATGCGTTGTACGTGTCGAGCTGATCCTGCCAGGTGCCCGTCGCCATGATGACGTCGGCACCGGCCTCGACGGCCAGGCGGGTCCCGTCGCTGGTACCCCACTCGTCTTCGATCGCGTCCATCGACATCGCGTCGGTGACGATGAGTCCGTCGAAGCCCATCTCCTCGCGAAGCAGACCGGTGAGAACGTCTTTCGAGAGCGTCGCGGGCCGTTCGTCGTCGATCGCCTCGACGATGACGTGCGCCGTCATGATCGCGTCCGTTCCCGCGTCGATCGCCGCCTGGAACGGCGGAAGGTGGACGTCGTGAAGCGTCTGCTCGTCGTAGGTGACGATTGGCAGATCGTAGTGGGAGTCGTGGTCCGTGTCGCCGTGGCCGGGGAAGTGTTTCGGCGTCGCGATGACGTCGTTGTCCTGGTAGGCCTCGACCATCGCCTCGGTGAACTCGGAGACGGTCTCCGTCTCTCCACCGAACGAACGGACGCCGATAACCGGGTTCGACGGGTTCGTGTTGACGTCCGCACCGGGATCGAAGTTCCATGTGAACCCCATCGACCGGATCTCCTCTGCGGTGACTTCTGCGGACGTGACGGCGTTAGCCGTCGATCCCGACGCTGCCAGTCCCATCTTGCGGGGGTGTGTCGTCCCGCCGATGTCGATGTTGTGAGCCGAGCCGTACTCGAAGTCCGCACAGACAAGCAGCGGAATCTCCGGATCCGTATCCATCGCCCACTCCTGGAGTTTGTTGTTGTACGTCGCTGCGTACGCCGGTGAAGTCTGGTTGTAGACGATGACCGACCCGACGTTTAGGTTCTGAATCGCCGTCTTGGTTTCACCGGGCGGCATCTCGTGTGGACCGGTGATCCCTCGAGTCGTTACCATGACCATCTGGCCGATCTTTTCCTCGATGGACAGATCGTCGAGATAGCCCGCAACCACGGCGTTTGGGGGACTGACCGCCGAGGAGTCTCCCCCGGCTGCGACGCCGGTCATCGACGCGGCGAGTCCGGTTGCACCGACGCCTTCGATGAACCGCCTTCGACTCGTCGTCCGATTTCTACCGAAGTTCATTCAGTCATCACCATTGGTTTGATACACGCCACGTATACAATATATATATATAATAATAAAGTTTAGGAAATATACTACTTTAGATAGTTCGAGAGCGACGGAGAAAAGCGGAGCTTTCGAGAGCGACGGAGTCCCCGGGCCGAGACAAGGGCCGTCGAACGGCCGATTCAAAGAGTTTTCAGCCCGCTGCCGGCAGCGGGACGACGACGTCTGCGTCCGGTTGGAGCGTTCCGTCGTTGCGATAGCGTCCGAGTGCGGCCGGCGCGACGGCGCTCGTCGGCTCGACGTGAATCGTCATCGGCTTGGATCGGGAGACGTCCGCCGGAACGAAGATATCAGCTTCGAGTCCCGCACGCGCCGCGTACGTGGCGATCGCAGCTCCGGCGTTGCCCGAGGAGTCCTCGAGGACGCGTTCGACGCCGAGTTCGACGGCTCGAGAGAGCATCGTGGTCGCCCCGCGATTCTTGAACGATCCCGTCGGGAAGACGTACTCGAGGGGATGGCCACAGCGACAGCGCCAGGGTTCGTCTGGGCCGGCTGGATAAGTCGTCTCACACGCCGGCAGCAGAGGTCTGATGCCATCTCATACGGTCTACTGTAAGTCGTTACCGGAGCGACCGCAGGACGGCTCGCGGTCGCTCCGGTAAAAAGTCACAGCGAACCGTATCAGTAGGAGTCGACGTCGGTACCGACGGAGCAGACGTACTCGCCGGTTGCGACCTGGGGCAACCGGCGGATCCGCCAGAGAACCCCGCGACTGTCGGCGGTGACCGTCGCTTTCGGCTCACCGAACGGCGTCGTCACCTCGAAGATCGTCTGCCCCGCCGAGACTTGCTCGCCGAGATCCGCCTTCATCGTCACGAGCCCGCCGCTCGGTGCGCCGTACTGCTCGAACCCGTTTGCACGGGTCTGGCGGGAGCGGTCGACGGTTCCCTCGAGAAAGCCGTAGTAGTTGAGAACGTTGAAGACACCCTCGACGCCCGCTCGAATACTCTCTTCGTCCCAGCCGACGCAGCCGCCGAGTTCGGGATCGACCGTCGGAACGCCCTCGTTGGGGGCTGCGCGAGCGAGCTGGCCGTCGGGCCCCTTCTGATCGAGGACGTATCCGCAGCCGAAGGTCTTTGCAAGTTCGAGACACTCGTCGTAGAGCCGGTGGCGTTTCCCACAGCGGACCCGAACCTCGTCGACCATTCGGCTGGTCGACCCCTGGTGTAAATCGAGGACGAGATCGGCTCGAGTCGCGGCGTCGAACGTCGCGGCCGCGATCCGCTCGCTCGAGGTCCCGGTTTCGTTGCCGGGATAGGTACGGTTCATCTTGGTATCGTCGATCGGATTTCGGTGTTCTGCGACCTGAAACGCGTGATAGTTGACGATCCCGACGATCAGAATCTCACCGGAGAGCTCCGCGGGATCGAGTCTCGGTACGACACGCTGAATAACGCCAACGCCGTTCAACTCGTCGCCGTCGCTCGCCGCCTGCATGTACAGGGTCTTCCCCGACTGTGCGCCGTTGATGACGGCGACGGGGAGGCCAAATGGGCTCCCATCTCGGGTCTCACCGACCTCGAGCCGGCCCGTATCGATCTCGCCGGGCCCCGCTCTCGCCGTTCCGAGCGTCGTCATGTCACGGACGACGAACCGGTTCGTCTTTATACTGTCCTTTGCGTTCGGTTGAATCAACTCCGCGCCGATTCGAGTCCTGATCGGAACCGAACGTGTCGAACGCGAAGAACAGATCCTCGAGTCGCCGTCCAACGAACGGGAAACGGGATCCCGTCGGTCGGAGCAGCGCTGGTTGATGCCCCATACGGTCTGCTGTAAGTCAGTACCGGCGCACCCTGAAACCGGTCTCCGGATACGCCGGTAAACAGTTACAGCAGACCGTATCACTCGTACATGGGAAGTCGACCTGATCGGTCCGACCCCTCCACGAACGGAAGCGGCGTCACCGTCGCCGGTCGCTCCGAGCCGCCGACGCGAACCGTCACCGCCTCGCTCTCGAGGCCGTAGTCGACGACCGCGAGCGCGATCACGTCTCCGAGCATCTCGCTCGCACCCGCACGGGTGACGTCGCCCACGCTCGAGTCGCCGTCGAAGACGGCCGCACCCGCGTCCGGAACCGGATCCCCCGCGAGCGTCAGCCCCACGAGCCGACCGCTCGGCCGACCGCGGTTTTCGACGCGGGAGACGACCTCCTGGCCGACGTAACAGCCCTTCTCGAAGTCGAGGGCGTTTCGTAGGCCGAGAACGTTTGGGATCCGTCCCTCGAGTTCGGTCTCGAACAGCGGCGAACCCGCCTCGAGCGAGAGGCTCTCCCAGGCCCGGTATCCGAAGGGGGCGGCGTTCATGCCCTGGTTCAACAGGACGTCGTAGACGGCTTCGGCGTCGGTCGCTGCACAGATCACCTCGTACCCCTCCTCCCCGGTGAGCGCGTCCGTTCGGAGAACCGAGACGCCCGACTCGCCCATCGTTCCCCGGACGAACGAGAGTCGCTGATCCGGCGTGGCCGCTCCATTGAGGACGCTCGCGACCTTCTCGGTCGCCTTCGGACCGTGGAGTCCGAAGATCGCGTACTCGTCGGTCGCGACCGTGATCTCGACGTCCTGGATGAACACCTTCTCGGACCAGTCGGCGGCGAGCGGTTCGGCCGTCTCCGGCGGAACGAACAGCAGCAGGCGCTCGCCCGCGTTGTAGATTGTGAGTTCGACCTCGATCCTGCCCTGGGGGTCGAGGACGAGCGCGTAACAGCCCGCGCCGTCCTCGTCGGGAACCCGGTTGGAGACGACGTTGTCGACGTACTCGAGGCGGTCGGCTCCTTCGACGACGACCACGCCGTAGGCGGCTTCGATCAGACCGACGCCGTTTCGAACCGCACGGTGGGTCCGCTCCGGTCGTCCGAAGTGTTCGACGATCGTCCGACCGCCCCGCTCACCGAACGTCGCTCCGTGGTCGGCATGGAGGGACTCGATAACACTCATGGATGGAACCAGGGGACTGGCCGTCTCAGGCGTTTCGGTTCAGAATGGAAACCGCTCTCGCAGCCAGTCGCTGATCGACGACTCCTCGTCGAGATCCGTCGGATCGCTCGGAACCACTCGCTCGTCGGGCTTGATCCTCGTTCGGTCGCCCTCGGACTCGACGACGATCAGTCCGTCCGACTTCAGCGTCGCCAGTGCGTCCTCGAGATCGTCGATCTCCGCTTCGACGGCCGCACGGAGTTCGAAGACGGTCATCCCGTCGCCGGCCCGGTCGACGAGCGCAT contains these protein-coding regions:
- a CDS encoding glycoside hydrolase family 3 protein, which translates into the protein MNFGRNRTTSRRRFIEGVGATGLAASMTGVAAGGDSSAVSPPNAVVAGYLDDLSIEEKIGQMVMVTTRGITGPHEMPPGETKTAIQNLNVGSVIVYNQTSPAYAATYNNKLQEWAMDTDPEIPLLVCADFEYGSAHNIDIGGTTHPRKMGLAASGSTANAVTSAEVTAEEIRSMGFTWNFDPGADVNTNPSNPVIGVRSFGGETETVSEFTEAMVEAYQDNDVIATPKHFPGHGDTDHDSHYDLPIVTYDEQTLHDVHLPPFQAAIDAGTDAIMTAHVIVEAIDDERPATLSKDVLTGLLREEMGFDGLIVTDAMSMDAIEDEWGTSDGTRLAVEAGADVIMATGTWQDQLDTYNALHQAYADDELSEERINESVARILETKLEYGTMDQYTVNPETAIETVGHPNHRDTAADLAQDGITLIHNDGNLLPLDPSANETVLVAGVEDLGTIRDAVEAETDATTLQFSASSHDPTPTEAENAGALAAGADTAIVQTYSQAAIPDGQLGVLESIANANTPVVGLSTGLPYDIGEYPDAVDAAVASYAIERWQSENPTALSAAVSVLFGAQPGGQLPVAIGDQYPIGHGESY
- a CDS encoding succinylglutamate desuccinylase/aspartoacylase family protein, whose product is MTTLGTARAGPGEIDTGRLEVGETRDGSPFGLPVAVINGAQSGKTLYMQAASDGDELNGVGVIQRVVPRLDPAELSGEILIVGIVNYHAFQVAEHRNPIDDTKMNRTYPGNETGTSSERIAAATFDAATRADLVLDLHQGSTSRMVDEVRVRCGKRHRLYDECLELAKTFGCGYVLDQKGPDGQLARAAPNEGVPTVDPELGGCVGWDEESIRAGVEGVFNVLNYYGFLEGTVDRSRQTRANGFEQYGAPSGGLVTMKADLGEQVSAGQTIFEVTTPFGEPKATVTADSRGVLWRIRRLPQVATGEYVCSVGTDVDSY
- the ygfZ gene encoding CAF17-like 4Fe-4S cluster assembly/insertion protein YgfZ, which codes for MSVIESLHADHGATFGERGGRTIVEHFGRPERTHRAVRNGVGLIEAAYGVVVVEGADRLEYVDNVVSNRVPDEDGAGCYALVLDPQGRIEVELTIYNAGERLLLFVPPETAEPLAADWSEKVFIQDVEITVATDEYAIFGLHGPKATEKVASVLNGAATPDQRLSFVRGTMGESGVSVLRTDALTGEEGYEVICAATDAEAVYDVLLNQGMNAAPFGYRAWESLSLEAGSPLFETELEGRIPNVLGLRNALDFEKGCYVGQEVVSRVENRGRPSGRLVGLTLAGDPVPDAGAAVFDGDSSVGDVTRAGASEMLGDVIALAVVDYGLESEAVTVRVGGSERPATVTPLPFVEGSDRSGRLPMYE
- a CDS encoding DUF6432 family protein, whose protein sequence is MRAKREYRDRSETEVAVLDALVDRAGDGMTVFELRAAVEAEIDDLEDALATLKSDGLIVVESEGDRTRIKPDERVVPSDPTDLDEESSISDWLRERFPF